Proteins encoded by one window of Glycine soja cultivar W05 chromosome 15, ASM419377v2, whole genome shotgun sequence:
- the LOC114387249 gene encoding polygalacturonase-like has product MAHYTNHLMLLFLATISFFSSTFSKDASSINVLSFGAKPNGKFDSTTSFLKAWSNACKSKESATFYVPKGNFLIKQVTFEGPCSNNIKFRIDGTIVAPSDYRSLGNSGMWIMFRNLNGFSVQGGTFDGKGDSYWRCRKSGSSCPAGARSITFSSCNDLKVSGLTSLNSQAMHIAVDHCKNILFKNVKIDAPSTSPNTDGFNVILSTGVTVSQAIISTGDDCIALSQGNTNVWIEHITCGPGHGISIGSLGAYKNEAGVHNVTVTDSIFEGTQNGVRIKSWAQPSNGYASNIVFRNLTMKNANNPIIIDQNYCPGDKSCPHQNSGVKISKVSYEHIRGTSACPHAINLDCSKSNPCEGIKLQDIDLVYGEGSTTSTCNNVGGINSGVVIPKSCL; this is encoded by the exons ATGGCTCATTACACAAATCATTTAATGCTACTGTTTCTAGCCACCATCAGCTTTTTTTCATCTACTTTTTCTAAAGATGCTTCCTCTATCAATGTGCTTAGCTTTGGGGCTAAACCCAACGGCAAGTTCGACTCTACCACGTCCTTTCTTAAGGCATGGTCTAATGCATGCAAATCAAAAGAATCAGCCACATTTTACGTACCCAAAGGAAATTTCTTGATAAAACAAGTGACATTTGAGGGTCCTTGCTCGAACAATATCAAATTTCGAATTGATGGCACTATTGTTGCTCCTTCAGATTATAGGTCCCTTGGTAATTCCGGAATGTGGATCATGTTCAGGAATCTTAATGGGTTTTCAGTACAAGGTGGGACTTTTGATGGAAAGGGTGATAGCTATTGGCGTTGTAGAAAATCTGGATCGAGTTGTCCTGCTGGAGCAAGG TCCATAACTTTCAGTTCGTGCAACGACTTGAAGGTTAGCGGATTGACATCATTAAATAGCCAGGCAATGCACATTGCGGTGGACCATTGCAAGaacattttgtttaaaaatgtgaaaatcGATGCTCCTAGTACGAGCCCTAATACAGATGGATTCAATGTGATACTTTCAACGGGGGTTACTGTAAGCCAAGCCATCATAAGCACCGGTGATGATTGCATAGCCTTAAGCCAAGGTAATACCAATGTCTGGATTGAGCACATCACTTGTGGCCCCGGACATGGCATTAG CATTGGGAGTTTGGGCGCCTATAAGAATGAGGCTGGAGTTCATAACGTGACTGTGACTGATTCAATTTTTGAAGGAACACAAAATGGGGTTAGGATAAAATCATGGGCACAACCAAGCAATGGATACGCAAGTAACATTGTGTTCAGGAACCTCACCATGAAAAATGCCAACAACCCTATCATTATTGATCAAAATTATTGCCCCGGTGACAAGAGTTGTCCTCATCAG aattctGGGGTGAAGATAAGCAAAGTATCATATGAACATATAAGAGGAACTTCAGCCTGCCCACATGCAATAAATTTAGATTGCAGCAAAAGCAACCCATGTGAGGGTATCAAACTCCAAGACATAGACCTTGTTTATGGTGAGGGATCAACAACTTCAACCTGTAATAATGTTGGTGGGATTAACAGCGGAGTAGTCA